In the Cytophagia bacterium CHB2 genome, AGAGTTTCGGCGCCCCCTTTTTTTTCTTCAACCGAAGCTCGAGCGGGTGAATCAAGCGCAGCAGCAATGTACCGTCCAGAAATTTCAAGTATGCCAAAACGCGCTGCCAGCCGAGGTTGGCCCGCAGAGAGGCCTTCAATTCCGACAAATACAGGGCTTGCGAGGGCGCTTGCCCGAGATAGCGGCATGCCAGACGAAAAACTTCTTCCAGCAGATGTTCGTCGCGTTGCTTGCCGCGAGGCCCCATTCGTAAATCATGTTGGATGGCCCGGCGCACCACGGTTTCGTTGAGGTGATCGGCAAGCTGTTCCCAGGATAAATCGGTTCGAACCTGCGCGGCGGGATAAGCGCCGCGTTCGGAGAACGCCGCAAACGCAAGATCGCGAAGCTCCCGGTTGTCTTCGCCGAAACGGCGCAGCTCCAGCCAAAAATTTTTGTCTTTCATCGGACCCAAGCCGTTGGCAGGAAGAAAACCGGAGAGGTTTCCGATTTTTCTCACGCCGGCAATTTCACGCAAAAACAGCGGCCCCATTTCCAGGGTATTGATTCGCCCGGCGAGACTGTCCCTGCCGGCTTCGATGCGCAATGCCGAGCTGCCGGTCACGACCACGCGCACCGGCTGCATGTCCACCAGATGTTTTAATTGCGGCGCCCAATCCGGAAGATTCTGGACTTCATCCAGGAAGATGAAAGCTTGTTCGCCGTCCCAGGCCGCTTGATTGAGGCTTTTCTGCAATATTTCCTGCGCATACCATCGCACCAATTCGATAATCGGTTCCGCCACTG is a window encoding:
- a CDS encoding ATP-binding protein, which translates into the protein VAEPIIELVRWYAQEILQKSLNQAAWDGEQAFIFLDEVQNLPDWAPQLKHLVDMQPVRVVVTGSSALRIEAGRDSLAGRINTLEMGPLFLREIAGVRKIGNLSGFLPANGLGPMKDKNFWLELRRFGEDNRELRDLAFAAFSERGAYPAAQVRTDLSWEQLADHLNETVVRRAIQHDLRMGPRGKQRDEHLLEEVFRLACRYLGQAPSQALYLSELKASLRANLGWQRVLAYLKFLDGTLLLRLIHPLELRLKKKKGAPKLCLCDHALRAAWLQEVVPLTPVALKKSSHLSDVAGRIAESVAGYFLRSIINLGVAHFPERGAEPEVDYILTIGEQRIPVEIKYRRRIDFKDTLGLRSFIEKSHYNAPFGIMITLTDEAATDDPRIVSLPLSTLLLLR